The DNA window GTCATAATCGAAAAAATAGAGAATTCTTCGGTTTCTCTAAACATAGGCATTTTTTTGTTTTTTCGAAAATGATCAATAATAAGATTGTGTGCAATTCGCATCACCCAAGGTAAAAACTTACCTTCCTCGTTGTAGGAATTGGATTTTAAAGTTTTAATTACTTTAATAAAAGTATCTTGAAATATATCATTCGAAATATCTCTGTCCGAGATTTTTGAATATATAAAACCGAAAATTTTGGATTGATGTCTATTGATCAATATTGTTAGAGCGTTTTCGTCGCCTGCAACATAATTGTGAACCAATAAAGAATCAGGGATTTGTAGATTAGCCATAGTAATACCTTTTAGTTTTTAAATGAAAATTGGAGCAATTTTTCTAAAAAGTAATTCTTTGTATAGGCTAAGGGTTTGTTCGTGTTAATATATTGGTCAAATTTAACTAATAATTATCTTAAAATGCAAGAAAAAAATATAAAAAAATTAACACAAAAAAATTAGACTGATGAGAAACCGCTGTTTTAAGGCAAAAATAAAGTGCAGAAACAAACAAAAACGGTAGGAAAATCGAACTCAAATAGTTTCTTTTTTGTGATTTGTTCTATGCCATTTCTCATTTTAAAATTGATTACTTTTGTAAAAATTCGGCTTTTATATGCAAATTGACCTTTCAAAATTAGATCCTAAGAAAAATATCATTATCAAAGGAGCTCAAGTTCACAACCTCAAAAATGTGGATGTTGCCATTCCTAGAAATAAATTAGTGGTGATTACTGGGCTTTCGGGTTCCGGGAAATCCAGTTTAGCCTTTGATACTTTGTATGCCGAAGGGCAGCGCCGTTATGTGGAAAGTTTATCCTCGTATGCAAGACAATTCTTAGGAAGATTAGACAAACCAAAAGTGGAATACATCAAAGGAATTGCGCCCGCAATTGCCATCGAGCAAAAAGTAAACACAACCAATGCCCGTTCTACCGTAGGAACTTCAACAGAAATTTACGACTACATTAAATTATTGTTTGCCAGAGTTGGTAGAACGTTTTCGCCTATTTCTGGACAGGAAGTCAAAAAAAATACAGTTTCAGATGTTATTTCGGAGGTTAAAAACATCAAAACCGACAGCAGATGGTTGCTGCTCGCTCCAATTCATTTGGAACACGGTCGCGCATTAGAAGACAAACTGAAAGCCTTACTCAATCAGGGATTT is part of the Flavobacterium nackdongense genome and encodes:
- a CDS encoding RNA polymerase sigma factor produces the protein MANLQIPDSLLVHNYVAGDENALTILINRHQSKIFGFIYSKISDRDISNDIFQDTFIKVIKTLKSNSYNEEGKFLPWVMRIAHNLIIDHFRKNKKMPMFRETEEFSIFSIMTDDSLSVEGKIIQEQVEMDLRKLIEELPADQKEVLIMRMYQDLSFKEISDLTGVSINTALGRMRYALMNMRKVIEKHQIILTN